Genomic DNA from Coregonus clupeaformis isolate EN_2021a chromosome 26, ASM2061545v1, whole genome shotgun sequence:
GCACTATCCCTGCTTTCCCCGTTGCACATATTTTGCTTAGTTCCTTGATAATAGTGATCTAAAGAATCCCTTTCATTGTTACGCAAGAAAAACATAAGAGGTTGTTTAACAGTGTGAATAGATGTATTTCAACTATCTAGTTACTGGTTGATTATTATGTGGGTTTTGAATAATAACTTTGTTTGAATAATTTCAAGCTGAAAATAGATGATTAAAAATTAATTATTAACTTTACTATTTCACTTATGCAAAATGTTTTATCACAAAATAATTCCCCTTAAGGACACCAATATTGAAAAAGATACAGTTCCATGCCACATGAGTTCCTCACTTTGTTGTGTTGTGAAGTGATGTCTTGTCTcccatacatttttacataaccATTTTCCATCTTGTTTCTGCCTTGTATTGTCTTTGTGGAAGATAACTTGCTTTAACAGCGTCCTCCTGAATGAATTGACATCTAAACACATATCTATCTTTTAAGCTAACTAACATTAACATTTAACCTGTCATGcttaatttttatattttctttACCATTTGCTTCCACTAATACAGAAAGCTACTGAGAAAATGAAAGCGGAAGACAGGAAAAAAATGGCAGAGATGCAGGCCGAGTTAAACAAACAGAAGCAGCTAGCTGAATCTCATGCAAAGGCCATTGCCAAGGCAGAGCAAGAGGCTCAAGAGCTGAAGCTCATGATGCAGGAGGAAGTCAGCAGGAGACAAGTTGTTTCTGTAGATGCAGAAAAGCAAAAGCACAATATCCAGCTGGAACTACATGAGCTCAAAAACCTCTCAGAGCAGCAGATCAAgtccaagagccaacaggtagaaGATGCCAATCAGAGCAGAGCCAAGATTGAGGAGGAAATCCGTGTCATCAGGATCCAGCTGGAGACCACTGTCAAACAGAAGTCTACAGCTGAGGATGAGCTCAAGCAACTCCGGGAAAAAGCGTCTGAAGCCGAGAGGCTGAGGAAGCTTGCACAGGAGGAGGCTGAGAAGCTCCGCAAACAGGTCAACGAGGAGACCCAGAAAAAACGCAAGGCCGAGGAAGAGCTCAAGGTCAAGTCTGAGGCTGAGAAGGAGGCTGCCAAGCAGAAGCAGAAGGCTCTGGAAGACCTTGAGAAGCTGAAGATGCAGGCGGAGGAGGCGGAGAGACGCATGAAGCAAGCTgaagtggagaaggagaggcagatcAAGGTTGCCCAGGAGGTGGCACAGAAGAGTGCTGCCACCGAACTCCAGAGCAAACGCATGTCCTATGTTGAAAAGACATCCAAGCTGGAGGAATCACTCAAACTAGAGCATGTCACTGTCatccagctgcaggaggaggcAGCTCGTCTCAAGAAGCAACAGGAAGAGGCAGATATGGCCAGGGAGGAGGCGGAGAAGGAGTTAGAGAAATGGAGGCAGAAGGCCAATGAGGCACTCCGCTTAAGGCTCCAGGCTGAGGAAGAAGCTCACAAAAAGAGTCGTGCCCAGGAGGATGCCGAGAAACAGAAGGAGGATGCTGAGCGTGAGGCCAGGAAGAGGGCTAAAGCTGAGGAGTCTGCACTGAAACAGAAAGATATGGCAGAGCAAGAGctggagaggcagaggaggataGCTGAGGGAACAGCTCAGCAGAAACTCTCAGCAGAACAGGAGTTAATCCGGCTAAGGGCAGACTTCGACCATGCTGAGCAACAGAGATCCCTGCTTGATGACGAGCTGTACCGCCTGAAGAATGAAGTCAGTGCAGCTGAGCAGCAAAGGAAACAGCTCGAAGATGAACTGGTCAAAGTGAGGAGTGAAATGAATGTACTCCTGCAGCTGAAGTCCAAGGCAGAAAAGGAGAGCATGTCCAACACTGAGAAGAGCAAACAGCTCCTCGAATCTGAAGCTGCAAAAATGAGGGACCTTGCTGAAGAGGCAGGCAAACTTAGATCCATCGCTGAGGAAGCCAAGCGACAAAGGCAAGTTGCTGAGCAAGAGGCGGCTCGTCAAAGAGCAGAAGCTGAAAGGATCCTCAAAGAGAAGCTTGCTGCCATTAACGAGGCAACTCGAATGAAGACTGAAGCAGAAATTGCCCTCAAAGAAAAAGAGGCAGAGAATGAGCGACTCAGACGACAAGCTGAGGATGAGGCTTACCAGAGGAAAGCTCTGGAGGACCAAGCCAGCCAGCACAAGCAAGATATTGAAGAAAAGATCAATCAACTCAAGAAGTCATCTGAGAATGAGTTGGGAAGACAAAAGACACTTGTAGATGAAACTCTCAAGCAGAGACGAGTGGTTGAGGAGGAAATTCGCATTCTCAAGCTAAACTTTGAGAAAGCCTCATCTGGCAAGCTTGATTTGGAGCTGGAGTTGAATAAACTGAAAAACATTGCAGAGGAAACACAGCAGAGTAAACTCCAAGCTGAAAAAGAGGCTGAGAAACACAGAAAACTTGCCCTGGAGGAGGAGAAACGCAGACGCGAAGCAGAGGAAAAGGTGAAAAAGATCACTGCTGCAGAGGAAGAAGCAGGCAGACAGTGCAAAAATGCGCAGGAGGAAGTGGCACGCCTCAAAAAGAAAGCAGATGAAGCCAAAAAGCAGAAAGAGGATGCTGACAAGGAAGCAGAAAGACAGATTCTCGTAGCCAAACAAGCAGCACAAAAATGCAATGCAGCTGAACAGCAAGTTCAGAGTGTCCTTGTCCAACAGAAGGAGGACAACCTCATGCAGACACAGCTCAAGGAAGAGTATGAGAAAGCCAAGATGCTTGCAAAACAGGCAGAGCTTGCCAAGGAAAGGGCAGAGAAGGAGGCTGCGCTTCTCCGGCAACAAGCGGAGGATGCAGAACGCCAAAAACAGGCCGCTGAACTCGAAGCTGCCAACCAAGCCAAAGCTCAAGTGGAAGCCGTGAAATTGAGAAAGGAGGCAGAGTTCGAAGCTGCCAAGCGAGCACAGGCTGAGGCAGATGCAATCAAACAGAAACAACAAGCAGATGCTGAGATGGCAAAGCACAAAAAGCTTGCAGAGCAAACAATGAGTCAAAAGTCTCAGGTAGAGAAAGAGCTCACAAAGGTCAGGCTTCAGCTGGATGAAACTGACAAGCAAAAATCTGTCTTAGACGAGGAGCTGCAGCGCTTAAAGGACGAAGTCGGTGATGCGGTCAAGCAGAAGGCCCAGGTGGAAGAGGAGTTATTCAAAGTCAAGATTCAGATGGAGGAGCTGGTCAAACTGAAACTCAGAATTGAGCAGGAGAACCAGCGTCTTATCAAAAAAGACAAGGATAACACTCAGAAATTCCTGGCTGAGGAAGCTGAGAACATGAAGAAGCTTGCAGAAGAAGCTGCCAGACTCAGTGTGGAAGCCCAGGAGGCTGCACACATGAGACAAATTGCTGAATCTGACCTCTCCCAACAGAGGGCACTTGCAGAGAAGATGCTAAAGGAGAAGATGCTTGCCATTCAGGAAGCATGTAAACTGAAAGCAGAGGCTGAGATGCTCCAAAGACAGAAGGACCTGGCTCAAGAGCAGGCCCAGAAGCTGCTTGAGGATAAACAACTGATGCAGCAGCGTCTTGAGGAAGAGACTGAGGGCTTCCAGAAATCCTTGGAAGCTGAGCGCAGGAGACAGCTGGAGATCACAGCCGAAGCTGAAAACCTCAAAGTCAAGGTGTCCCAACTTAGTGATGCTCAGTCCAAAGCAGAGAATGAGGCCAAGAAATTCAAGAAGCAAGCAGATGAGATCAGTGCCCGTCTTCACCAGACAGAGCTAGCGACTAAAGAGAAATTGACTGTTGTGGAAAAACTTGAAGTCCAGAGACTGAGCAGCAACAAAGAAGCTGATGAGCTACGCAAAGCCATCGCTGATCTAGAAAAGGAAAAGGCCAAGCTGAAAAAGGATGCTGAAGACCTACAGAATAACTCTAAAGAGGTATTGTGTTAGAGATGGCATAGTAGTGCAGCTTTTGTCATTGTTAACCCTCTCTCTGAAAACGAACAATCTTAAattatttcattccatttcttTATCTATTCCTTCTTCTTAAAATTAACCACTTACACAGTTATATTATTTTGAGTTATATTTGTATTACAGTAAACTAAGCTTAAAAAGATCCTATCCCTTCCAGATATTATCAGTTTGTCCAGTTGGACAAAAGTATAGATTCATTATTGGTGGTGTTCCCCATACTGTTCTTCCCTTACTGAGAAGAGTATATATTATTATGTAACATAGGAATAATTAcatctaatatatatttttaaaacaatTTGGGACTGATTCTTATAAGTGGATTGCATTGTACTAAAATGTTGTCATTTCTTTACTATAGTGCACAATATGTGGATTGATGGAGTTTTCAGAATATTTTAAATACAAATGAAACTCCTATTGTTCTAATTATGTTCTTGTTTTCCCTTTTATCTCAATTAGATGGTCAATGCTCAGCAGAAACAAATCCAACACGAGAAGACAGTACTCCAGCAGACATTCATCACAGAGAAGGCGGAGCTGTTGAAGAAGGAGAAACAAATTGAAGATGAGAAGAAGAAGCTGGAGAACAAGTTTGAGGAGGAGGTCAAGAAGGCCAAGGCCCTCAAAGAAGAACAGGAACGCCAGAGGAAACAAATGGAGGAGGAGAAAAATAAACTTCAGGCTACCATGGATGCTGCCCTCAACAAACAAAAAGAGGCTGAGAAAGAAATGCTCAACAAGCAAAAAGAGATGCAGGATCTTGAAAGGAAAAGAATTGAACAGGAAAAGCTGCTTGGCGAGGAGAACAAGAAACTTCGTGAGAAACTGCAGCAGCTCGAGGTCGCCCATAAAGAGCCAATCTCCCACACCAGAGAAATTGATATCCAGACTGACGATGTGCCTGAGGATGAACTGATCCATATGACCATGGTGGAGACAACAAAGCAGGTTATCAATGGCCGAAGTGTTGGAGATGAGGTTGACAGTAAGAAGGATACACTGTCTTTTGATGGCATCCGCGAGAAAGTACCTGCAAGCAGACTTTATGAAGTTGGCCTTTTGACGAAAAAGGAGTTTGATAAGCTGAAGAAAGGCAAAAACCACTGTGCAAGACCTCAGCCAGACTGACAAGTTAAGAACAATTCTGCAGGGCAAGAACTGTATAGGGGGTGTCTTGACACAGTCTAATCAGAAAATGGCAATATATCAAGCTATGAAAGAAAAGAAAATTACTCCTGGCTGGGCTTTGATCCTCCTGGAGGCACAGGCAGCATCTGGCTATGTAGTAGACCCAGTTAAAAACAAGAAACTCTCTGTCAGTGAGGCTGTGAAGGAAGGCCTGATCGGACCTGAACTGCACAACAAAATGCTGTCTGCTGAGAGAGCTGTCACTGGTTACAAAGACCCTTACACCGGTAACAAGATCTCACTCTTTGAAGCTATGAAGAAGGGCTTGATTGACAGAGACCATGCCATCAGGCAGCTTGAGGCTCAGATAGCTACTGGTGGACTCATTGACCCCATAAACAGCCACCGTGTGCCCATCGAGACTGCATACAAACAGGGGCAGTTTGACACTGAGATGAACAAGATACTGGAGGACCCTTCAGATGACACCAAGGGATTCTTTGATCCGAACACCCAGGAGAACTTAACATACCTTCAGCTAATGCAGAGATGCAGCACAGATCCAGAGACAGGACTGCTGCTCCTGCCCATCACTGACAAGGCTGCTCTGAGCACATCAACCTACACAGAGGAGGAGACCAAGGATGTGTTCAGCAAGACGACTGTCACTGTGCCATTTGGAAAATTCAAAGgaaagactgtaactatctgggAAATCATCAATTCTGAGTACTTTACCGAGGACCAGAGAAAGGACCTTATTCGTCAGTACAAGACAGGAAAGATCACAGTGGAAAAAATCATCAAGATTGTTATCACTATGGCAGAGGAAAAGGAAAAAAAGAATGAAATCGCTTTTGAGGGTCTGAGGGGACCTGTCCTTGCTACTGAACTACTGGAGTCCAAGATAATCGACAAAGACCTCTACAATAAGCTGCACACAGGCATTAAAACAATCAAAGAGGTGTCTGAAATGGAGCCTGTTCACAAATCCTTGAAGGGTACAAACTGCATTGCAGGTGTAGTTATTGATTCAACTAAGGAGACTATGTCTTTCTATCAAGCCATGAAGAAGGATATGATGAGGACAGGGCCCGCTTTAACTCTCCTGGAAGCACAAGCAGGAACAGGATTTGTTGTTGATCCTGTAAAGAATCAGAAGTTCACTGTCGATGAAGCCGTGAAAGCAACTGTCGTTGGTCCTGAGCTGCATGAAAAACTACTGTCAGCTGAGAGAGCCGTTACAGGCTACAAAGATCCTTACACAGGAAAGACTGTGTCTTTGTTCGAAGCAATGAATAAAGAACTCATTCCAAAAGATCAGGGCATCAGACTCCTAGATGCGCAGCTTGCAACAGGAGGCATCATTGATCCAGTGAAAAGTCACCGCATCCCACATGATGTTGCCTGTAAACGTGGCTTCTTTGATGATGAAATGAACCAGATTCTGAATAATCCAACTGATGATGTTAAAGGCTACTTTGACCCCAACACACAGGAAAATGTCACATACTCACAGCTATACAAGAGATGTGTCACTGACAAGAAATCTGGGCTTCAGCTTCTACCTCTGTCTGAGCAAGCAATCAATGCAAAGGAAGAGCATACATATACAGAGGTCCAAACCAAAGAGGCCATGAGCCAAGCAACAATGGAGCTGCAGTCTGGTCCACTCAAAGGGAAGAAATTCACAATCTGGGAAATTATCCACTCTGAATATATTACAGAGGAACAGAGACTTGACCTGATAAGGCAGTATAGGTCTGGAAAGATTACAATAGAAAAGATCATCAAGATTGTGATTACGATTGTAAATGAGAAAGAGGCTAAGAAACAAGAACAAGACAGCTTCAAAGGGCTTAGAGCAACTGTCTCTGCCAAGTCACTTTTTGATTCGAAAATCATTGACAAAGCTACGTTTGACATGCTCCAACAAGGCAAAAAGACACCTACACAGGTCAGcgaaaatgtcaaatgtaagcaAGTACCTGCAGGGCTCTGACAGTATTGCCGGTGTCTACCTTGAACCAACAAAGGAGAAGATCAGCATCTATCAAGCtatgaaaaaaaatattctgAGACACAACACAGGCCTGTCACTCCTAGAGGCCCAAGCTGCCACAGGGTTCATTATAGATCCAGTGAAGAACCAGTACCTGTCAGTAGATGATGCCGTTAAAGCAGGCATTGTTGGCCCTGAGCTACATGAGAAACTGCTCGCTGCTGAAAAAGCAGTCACTGGTTACAAAGATCCCTTCACGGGCAAAACAATCTCTCTCTTCCAAGCAATGGAAAAAGGTCTAATCATTAAGGAGCATGTCATGCCACTCTTGGAGGCCCAACTGAGTTCAGGAGGAATAATTGATCCTGTGAACAGCCACCGCGTTCCTATTGACATTGCCTATCAGAAGAGCTTTTTCAGCAAAGAAATGACAAACACCTTCTCGGAACCATCTGATGATAACAAAGCTTTCTCAGACCCCAATTCAGATGATAAAGTAACATACAAACAGCTGAAAGAGAAGTGCACTAGAGATCCTGATTCAGGCATGAACCTTCTACCACTTTCCAAGCCACAGGCCCCTACTGTGGTGGAGAAGACATACCTCTACACAGAGGAACAGACGCAGAATGACCTGGCCACAACCCAAATTGACCTTCCCAGTTCACTTGAGTCCCTTGCTGGAGGGTCATCAAGTCTCTGGGATATCATGAACTCAAATCTACTTCCTGAGCAAGAGCGGAAGAAGCTGATGGAGGAGTATCGCTCTGGCAGTATCACTAAAGAGCGCATGATCATCATCATTATTGAGATTATGGAGCAGAGAGAGATCATCAGAGGTGAAACTGTTAAGTCCTGCAACACAATCAGACGTAGGGTCACTATCGAGGATCTCTACAATGCCCGCATTATTGACCTGGAGACATTCAACCTGCTGAAGCAAGACAAGAGAAACATCCGTGACATTATGGAGATGCAGAGTGTGAAGCAGTATCTGTTTGGCACGGGCAGCGTTGCCGGTGTCATGTCTGACTCCACTTCCAGGATGAGCATTTATTCAGCAATGAAGAGAGGTTTCTTGAAGCCTGAAATTGCCCTTAGTCTCCTGGAAGCACAAGCAGCAACAGGATTCATAATTGATCCTGTGAGAAATGAGACACTCACTGTTGATGAGGCTGTCCGCAAGGGTGTGGTCGGCCCTGAGATCCACGACAGACTTCTGTCAGCTGAGAGAGCGGTCACAGGCTACAAGGACCCTTACAGTGGCAAAATCATATCTCTCTTCCAAGCAATGAAAAAGGACCTTGTTCTGGAGGAGTATGCTCTGAAAATGTTGGAGGCTCAGACTGCCACAGGAGGCATTATGGATCCTGAATTCTACTTCCACCTCCCAGCAGACATTGCCACACAGAGAGGATACATAAACAAGGAAACAAATGAAAGGCTTGCTGATGACGTAAAGGGATTCGTTGACCCTGTCACTGAGGAGAAACTTTCTTATGCCCAATTACTCAAGAGATGCAAGATTGACCCTACCAATGGGATGCGCTTGCTGTCACTGGGAGACAAGAGGCTGATGTTCAAAGGTCTTAGAAAACAGATCACCATAGAGGAGATGTTACGCTCTCAGATCATCGACCAAAAGACGGTCACTGAGCTGAATGAAGGTCTGATTTCAGTGGAAGAGGTTAGCCGTAGACTCCAAAAATACCTTGAGGGCACAAGCTGTATTGCTGGTGTTTATGTAGAGGGAACTAATGACCGTCTATCAATCTATCAAGCCATGAAAAAGAACATGATCAGGCCAGGAACTGCCTTTGAACTGCTGGAGGCTCAGGCTGCCACAGGCTATGTAATTGACCCAATCAAAAATCTCAAACTTACTGTCAATGAATCTGTCAAGATGGGAATAGTGGGGCCAGAATTCAAAGACAAGCTTCTCTCTGCTGAGCGTGCCGTGACAGGTTACAGAGACCCCTATTCCGGCAAGACAATCTCTCTGTTCCAGGCCATGAAGAAGGGGCTCATCTTAAAAGACCATGGAATACGTCTCCTTGAGGCTCAGATTGCCACTGGCGGAATCATTGACCCAGAGGAGAGTCATCGCTTGCCAGTGGAGGTGGCCTACAACCGTGGCCTCTTCGACGAGGAGATGAATGAGATTCTCACAGATCCATCAGATGACACCAAGGGTTTCTTCGATCCCAACACTGAGGAGAACCTGACCTACCTCGGGCTAATGGAGAGGTGCATCACTGACCCAGCCACTGGCCTTGTCCTCCTGCTCCTGAAGGAGaagaagagcgagagaaagacatCCTCCAAATCCTCTGTCCGCAAACGCCGAGTGGTCATCGTGGACCCAGAGTCAGGCAAAGAGATGACTGTTTATGAGGCATTCAGAAAGCAGCTCATTGACCATCAGACCTACCTAGAGCTTGCTGAGCAGGAGTGTGAGTGGGAAGAGATCACACAGACATCCTCTGATGGCGTTGTCAAGTCAATGATCATCGACAGACGGTCTGGAAGACAGTATGACATTGATGACGCCCTCGCACGAGGCCTCATCGACCAGACTTCACTTAGTACATACCGCTCCGGAAACCTGTCCATCACTGAGTTTGCTGACATGCTGTCTGGAAACATGGGTGGCTTCCGCTCCCGGTCATCCTCTTTTGGTTCCACCTCTGGTTCCACCTCATCATCATACAATCCTATGAGCCCCATACCCTCCATTAGACCCCCTGCAACCATGTGGAATGACCCCACAGAGGAGACTGGCCCTGTAGCCGGAATCCTGGATACAGACACTTTGGAGAAGGTGTCAGTCACAGAGGCCATGCACAGGAACCTTGTGGACAATATCACAGGCCAAAGACTACTTGAGGCACAAGCCTGCACAGGGGGCATAATCGACCCAACCACTGGGGAACGATTCGCTGTTACTGAGGCAACCGAGAAAGGGCTTGTGGACAAGGTGATGGTGGACCGTATCAACCTGGCTCACAAAGCTTTCAATGGATTTGAGGACCCAAGAACCAAAGTGAAGATGTCTGCCTCCCAAGCTCTAAAGAAAGGCTGGCTGTATTATGAAGCTGGGCAACGTTTTCTGGAAGTCCAATACCTTACGGGGGGCCTGATTGAACCGGATGTTGAGGGCAGAGTCTCACTGGACGAATCCATCAGAAAGGGCACAATTGATGCTCGCACTGCTCAGAAGCTGAGAGATGTGAGTGCTTACTCCAAATACCTGACATGTCCCAAAACCAAACTAAAAATCTCTTACA
This window encodes:
- the LOC121540869 gene encoding LOW QUALITY PROTEIN: plectin-like (The sequence of the model RefSeq protein was modified relative to this genomic sequence to represent the inferred CDS: inserted 3 bases in 3 codons; deleted 3 bases in 3 codons), translating into MSVTKVETVTVQKTIKTEMTQEALKPVEITFTLPPQPPQPAIVPEAKAPIETAVVDSSKTKKAKKKKQVSAPDRETTTTKPLSPPASETLSPTEEVSMTRAAIKVDLPNTLGGKVMDGSPKIPPERMWSEETSMAAAVQAGAPALDKGEAEPSQLSAEKIKREDPKPKTSSAREAPVAAGESASAGAVARASLHTEQGELPRVVAQHSATLAAAQNTKEEKEKRLSVPPKASEKDKEPPQTTAATAPLPAQPHLEDTRDQSVDEANMRKKIVVVEEVIEVQHITSPQAVAGGEVPPPVVPEITGQELDFDVLHALAVERALLAGGAVVESAQSAISEDDWDHSLDVPEEKTFPNFIEDERDRVQKKTFTKWVNKHLIKAQRQVTDLYEDLRDGHNLISLLEVLSGETLPREKGRMRFHKLQNVQIALDFLKHRQVKLVNIRNDDIADGNPKLTLGLIWTIILHFQISDIQVNGQSDNMSAKEKLLLWSQRMVEGYQGIRCDNFTTSWRDGKLFNAVIHKHQPRLIDMSKVYRQTNVQNLEYAFNVAETDMGVTRLLDPEDVDVQHPDEKSIITYVSSLYDAMPRDVQDGIQANELELRWTEYYELVTIIRQWISHHVVIFGERRXPGSYEEIEILWRQFLKFKETELPAKEADKHRSKLIYQSFESAVHTGQVKVPPGYHPIDVEKEWGRLHVAILERERLLRTEFERLERLQRIVGKVQMESGVCEEQLNQLETLLQTDIRLLSAGKPAQHTAEVERDLDKADGMIRLLFNDVQLLKDGRHLQAEQMYRRVYRLHERLVNLRTDYNLRLKSQVTTTQMMKTQTIQQSSTRLRPELDEVTLRYAQDLLTWVEESQRRIDEAEWGSDLPTVESQLGSHRGLHQTVEDFRAKIERAKADENQLSPISKGTYSQYLGKLDLQYAKLLNSSKSRLRNLDSLYVFVSAATKELMWLNDKEEEEVSYDWSDRNTNMTAKKDNYSGLMRELELREKKVNDIQAIGDKLLKEGHPGKKTVEAFTAALQTQWSWILQLCCCIEAHLKENTAYYQFFSDVKEAEERMKKMQETIKKKYSCDRSTTATRLEDLLQDAVEEKEQLNEFKTHVAGLNKRAKTIIQLKPRNPTKSIKGKLPIQAVCDFKQMEITVHKGEECALINNSPQPNKWKVLNRSGIEAVVPSVCFLVPPVNKEAMDSVSSLDSGHQSMLILWQRMHMNMKSMLSWQYLMRDITQIRTWNITMFKTMKVEEYRLIMRNLELHYQDFMRDSQDSQLFGPDDRMQIEGDYTKTTQYYDNLLRSVEKGDQDESMCVTYITQIKDLRLRIEDCEARTVARIRKPVDKDPLKDCAQKTTDQKKVQVELEGIKKNLDQVAVKTEEVLSTAPQQSSTAPVLRSELEFTLKKMDHVYILSSVYLEKLKTVDVVIRNTQGXEGVLKKYEERLREVQTVPNDVKEVEMYRTQLKKMRAEAEGEKPAFDSLEGELGKAAAVSEKMSRVHSERDSELDHYRHLLSXLQDRWQAVFAQMDLRRRELEQLGRQLGYYRESYDWLIQWIGGAKQRQEKIQAVSISDSKTLKEQLAQEKKLLEEIEQNKEKVDECQKYAKAYIDTIKDYELQLVAYKAQVEPLSPLKKTKMDSASDNIIQEYVTLRTRYSELMTLTSQYIKFITDTQRRLEDEEKATEKMKAEDRKKMAEMQAELNKQKQLAESHAKAIAKAEQEAQELKLMMQEEVSRRQVVSVDAEKQKHNIQLELHELKNLSEQQIKSKSQQVEDANQSRAKIEEEIRVIRIQLETTVKQKSTAEDELKQLREKASEAERLRKLAQEEAEKLRKQVNEETQKKRKAEEELKVKSEAEKEAAKQKQKALEDLEKLKMQAEEAERRMKQAEVEKERQIKVAQEVAQKSAATELQSKRMSYVEKTSKLEESLKLEHVTVIQLQEEAARLKKQQEEADMAREEAEKELEKWRQKANEALRLRLQAEEEAHKKSRAQEDAEKQKEDAEREARKRAKAEESALKQKDMAEQELERQRRIAEGTAQQKLSAEQELIRLRADFDHAEQQRSLLDDELYRLKNEVSAAEQQRKQLEDELVKVRSEMNVLLQLKSKAEKESMSNTEKSKQLLESEAAKMRDLAEEAGKLRSIAEEAKRQRQVAEQEAARQRAEAERILKEKLAAINEATRMKTEAEIALKEKEAENERLRRQAEDEAYQRKALEDQASQHKQDIEEKINQLKKSSENELGRQKTLVDETLKQRRVVEEEIRILKLNFEKASSGKLDLELELNKLKNIAEETQQSKLQAEKEAEKHRKLALEEEKRRREAEEKVKKITAAEEEAGRQCKNAQEEVARLKKKADEAKKQKEDADKEAERQILVAKQAAQKCNAAEQQVQSVLVQQKEDNLMQTQLKEEYEKAKMLAKQAELAKERAEKEAALLRQQAEDAERQKQAAELEAANQAKAQVEAVKLRKEAEFEAAKRAQAEADAIKQKQQADAEMAKHKKLAEQTMSQKSQVEKELTKVRLQLDETDKQKSVLDEELQRLKDEVGDAVKQKAQVEEELFKVKIQMEELVKLKLRIEQENQRLIKKDKDNTQKFLAEEAENMKKLAEEAARLSVEAQEAAHMRQIAESDLSQQRALAEKMLKEKMLAIQEACKLKAEAEMLQRQKDLAQEQAQKLLEDKQLMQQRLEEETEGFQKSLEAERRRQLEITAEAENLKVKVSQLSDAQSKAENEAKKFKKQADEISARLHQTELATKEKLTVVEKLEVQRLSSNKEADELRKAIADLEKEKAKLKKDAEDLQNNSKEMVNAQQKQIQHEKTVLQQTFITEKAELLKKEKQIEDEKKKLENKFEEEVKKAKALKEEQERQRKQMEEEKNKLQATMDAALNKQKEAEKEMLNKQKEMQDLERKRIEQEKLLGEENKKLREKLQQLEVAHKEPISHTREIDIQTDDVPEDELIHMTMVETTKQVINGRSVGDEVDSKKDTLSFDGIREKVPASRLYEVGLLTKKEFDKLKKGKTTVQDLSQTDKLRTILQGKNCIGGVLTQSNQKMAIYQAMKEKKITPGWALILLEAQAASGYVVDPVKNKKLSVSEAVKEGLIGPELHNKMLSAERAVTGYKDPYTGNKISLFEAMKKGLIDRDHAIRQLEAQIATGGLIDPINSHRVPIETAYKQGQFDTEMNKILEDPSDDTKGFFDPNTQENLTYLQLMQRCSTDPETGLLLLPITDKAALSTSTYTEEETKDVFSKTTVTVPFGKFKGKTVTIWEIINSEYFTEDQRKDLIRQYKTGKITVEKIIKIVITMAEEKEKKNEIAFEGLRGPVLATELLESKIIDKDLYNKLHTGIKTIKEVSEMEPVHKSLKGTNCIAGVVIDSTKETMSFYQAMKKDMMRTGPALTLLEAQAGTGFVVDPVKNQKFTVDEAVKATVVGPELHEKLLSAERAVTGYKDPYTGKTVSLFEAMNKELIPKDQGIRLLDAQLATGGIIDPVKSHRIPHDVACKRGFFDDEMNQILNNPTDDVKGYFDPNTQENVTYSQLYKRCVTDKKSGLQLLPLSEQAINAKEEHTYTEVQTKEAMSQATMELQSGPLKGKKFTIWEIIHSEYITEEQRLDLIRQYRSGKITIEKIIKIVITIVNEKEAKKQEQDSFKGLRATVSAKSLFDSKIIDKATFDMLQQGKKTPTQVSEMSNVSKYLQGSDSIAGVYLEPTKEKISIYQAMKKNILRHNTGLSLLEAQAATGFIIDPVKNQYLSVDDAVKAGIVGPELHEKLLAAEKAVTGYKDPFTGKTISLFQAMEKGLIIKEHVMPLLEAQLSSGGIIDPVNSHRVPIDIAYQKSFFSKEMTNTFSEPSDDNKAFSDPNSDDKVTYKQLKEKCTRDPDSGMNLLPLSKPQAPTVVEKTYLYTEEQTQNDLATTQIDLPSSLESLAGGSSSLWDIMNSNLLPEQERKKLMEEYRSGSITKERMIIIIIEIMEQREIIRGETVKSCNTIRRRVTIEDLYNARIIDLETFNLLKQDKRNIRDIMEMQSVKQYLFGTGSVAGVMSDSTSRMSIYSAMKRGFLKPEIALSLLEAQAATGFIIDPVRNETLTVDEAVRKGVVGPEIHDRLLSAERAVTGYKDPYSGKIISLFQAMKKDLVLEEYALKMLEAQTATGGIMDPEFYFHLPADIATQRGYINKETNERLADDVKGFVDPVTEEKLSYAQLLKRCKIDPTNGMRLLSLGDKRLMFKGLRKQITIEEMLRSQIIDQKTVTELNEGLISVEEVSRRLQKYLEGTSCIAGVYVEGTNDRLSIYQAMKKNMIRPGTAFELLEAQAATGYVIDPIKNLKLTVNESVKMGIVGPEFKDKLLSAERAVTGYRDPYSGKTISLFQAMKKGLILKDHGIRLLEAQIATGGIIDPEESHRLPVEVAYNRGLFDEEMNEILTDPSDDTKGFFDPNTEENLTYLGLMERCITDPATGLVLLLLKEKKSERKTSSKSSVRKRRVVIVDPESGKEMTVYEAFRKQLIDHQTYLELAEQECEWEEITQTSSDGVVKSMIIDRRSGRQYDIDDALARGLIDQTSLSTYRSGNLSITEFADMLSGNMGGFRSRSSSFGSTSGSTSSSYNPMSPIPSIRPPATMWNDPTEETGPVAGILDTDTLEKVSVTEAMHRNLVDNITGQRLLEAQACTGGIIDPTTGERFAVTEATEKGLVDKVMVDRINLAHKAFNGFEDPRTKVKMSASQALKKGWLYYEAGQRFLEVQYLTGGLIEPDVEGRVSLDESIRKGTIDARTAQKLRDVSAYSKYLTCPKTKLKISYKDAMDRSMVEEGSGLRLLEASSQSSKGLYSPYNASNSGSAAGSRSGSRTGSRTGSRRGSFDATGSGFSMNFSSSSYTSSSSYGGRRYDAGPHNGLNMDELARALTALAMIRPCSSEEQRAFPMMMPMHTTVA